From a region of the Colias croceus chromosome 14, ilColCroc2.1 genome:
- the LOC123697437 gene encoding open rectifier potassium channel protein 1 codes for MMSKKQLACMLALHIVYLLVGASIFYHIESPLELAQRAEEKLERLEIQNLLYENYIPNDPQKQDSILRKLSDYCGKSMYNFTTEDEEPPYKWDFYHSFFFSYTVVSTIGYGNLAPTTHLSRILMIFYGLFGIPINGILLANLGEYFGLQLISVYRKYKKRNEKRADKLDYFFMNLGMLGQIFLYLVPGFLFFIFLPACVFVVFEGWDFVAGVYYAFVTLTTIGFGDLVAGTVNNGFKYGYFLTYQISLIIWITFGLGYIVMLLGFITSGMRSERVHRLEQKFACQLKTTQSKILQGFTRDIAIIRKIINEANLIKLKPVYVESKPHIHRSVSCPILTYDVEPRGPIVKRKRANSENIYLTAKDMLRIQSDTDLLGIDKEKTFTASAIVKPAELLARVVNVLGGFNQVQERRGINIFDDEQILASENPPIFSIGNEVLNSKRTRALSVAVPNYRKESVSKFNHDYTWTNGDTAEKYRKEANIRSGKLSLPTTIQPAEDMQPKSLFARLFRKPSSGESPAEYIKNTMRGRVSAAQVSTDNSKDSQKSSNIFPLSYGLSDEERNDLDKYTEKTKRGRHSIFPTFDFSEDEDTATRTSYQQRPKRHSIFPTFNFSEDENEEANCYKEKTKRGRHSIFPTFDFSAHTSNDEDTMDEDEIERYQNRTRRGRTSLFPTFGKSKKNDEENLPESSDELVNYKEKTKHGRSSLFPSFGKSRKISSPEECPSDLESSIRQYQNQTKRGRKSCFAGDASSYMGNQFASDLENYRNRTKRGRPSLFDPDVNISTLPENEQVEVLENTSVADLLRALAVLETANAQSTVEPLGDPRRRGSLRPDYNLPSIPNRDLEEQIGPRRRRVSARLAAPQFTPTLATVVAGAELQITAASQRENRMSMLTHPPPPYSETEHYQPRARRYSPAPSESRSGPIPRMYSRGRKESNEEPSRRGSLTDIVIDTNKDKT; via the exons ATCTCCTCTACGAAAACTACATTCCAAACGATCCTCAGAAGCAAGACAGTATCCTGCGCAAACTATCCGACTATTGTGGAAAGTCCATGTATAACTTTACAACGGAAGATGAAGAACCTCCTTATAAATGGGATTTTTATCATTCGTTTTTCTTCTCTTACACCGTTGTTAGTACTATAG GATATGGTAACTTAGCTCCAACTACCCATTTATCCAGAATACTGATGATATTCTATGGATTATTTGGCATCCCCATCAACGGTATCTTGCTTGCCAATCTTGGTGAATACTTTGGTCTACAG ttaatATCTGTGTACCGCAAGTACAAAAAGCGCAATGAAAAGCGAGCAGACAAGCTCGACTACTTCTTCATGAACCTCGGCATGCTGGGTCAGATATTCCTATACCTGGTCCCGGGCTTTCTCTTCTTTATATTCTTGCCAGCCTGTGTCTTTGTTGTTTTTGAGGGCTGGGATTTCGTAGCGGGAGTGTATTATGCCTTTGTTACGTTGACTACTATTGGTTTTGGTGATTTGGTTGCTG GTACCGTCAACAACGGCTTCAAATATGGCTATTTCCTTACCTACCAAATATCCCTTATTATTTGGATTACCTTTGGTCTCGGTTACATTGTAATGTTACTCGGATTCATCACGAGCGGTATGAGATCAGAAAGAGTTCACAGATTGGAGCAGAAATTCGCTTGTCAATTGAAAACTACGCAAAGTAAAATTCTGCAAGGATTCACGAGAGATATAGCGATAATAAGGAAGATAATAAATGAagctaatttaataaaattgaag ccTGTTTACGTTGAATCGAAACCACACATTCATCGCAGCGTAAGCTGTCCCATTTTAACTTATGATGTTGAACCAAGAGGACCAATTGTAAAAAGGAAAAGAGCCAATTCAGAAAATATATACCTTACTGCGAAAGATATGCTGAGAATTCAATCAGATACTGATCTACTTGGGATTGATAAAGAGAAAACATTCACAGCTTCAGCTATTGTAAAACCAGCCGAACTTTTAGCTAGGGTAGTTAATGTACTAGGAGGATTCAACCAAGTACAAGAAAGAAGAGGCATTAATATATTTGACGATGAACAGATTTTAGCGAGCGAAAATCCTCCAATATTTAGTATAGGAAATGAAGTATTAAATTCTAAGAGAACACGTGCTTTAAGCGTAGCCGTACCTAATTATAGAAAGGAATCTGTATCCAAGTTCAATCACGATTACACTTGGACTAATGGTGATACCGCTGAAAAGTATAGAAAAGAAGCAAATATTCGCAGTGGAAAATTATCACTCCCCACAACAATACAACCCGCTGAAGACATGCAACCAAAGAGCTTGTTCGCAAGATTATTTCGAAAACCAAGTTCTGGCGAGAGTCCAGCCGAATATATAAAGAATACAATGAGAGGCAGAGTTAGTGCAGCTCAAGTATCTACAGATAATTCTAAAGATAGTCAGAAATCATCGAATATATTCCCACTTTCCTATGGCCTAAGTGACGAAGAAAGGAACGATCTAGATAAGTACACAGAAAAGACAAAACGAGGCCGACACAGTATTTTCCCGACATTTGATTTCTCAGAGGACGAAGATACAGCTACAAGGACATCATATCAACAGAGACCAAAACGACACAGCATATTCCCGACCTTCAACTTTAGTGAAGATGAAAACGAAGAAGCAAACtgttataaagaaaaaacgaaACGTGGAAGACATAGCATATTCCCCACTTTTGATTTCAGTGCACATACTAGTAACGATGAAGATACAATGGATGAAGATGAAATtgaaagataccaaaatcgcaCCCGCAGAGGACGTACAAGCTTATTCCCAACATTTGgcaaatcaaagaaaaacgaCGAAGAAAATCTCCCAGAAAGTTCAGACGAATTAGtcaattataaagaaaaaacgaaACACGGACGCAGTAGTCTATTCCCATCGTTTGGCAAAAGTCGTAAAATTAGCTCTCCCGAAGAATGTCCTAGTGATTTAGAAAGTAGTATTAGGCAATATCAGAACCAGACAAAACGTGGCCGTAAGAGTTGTTTCGCCGGTGACGCATCCAGTTATATGGGCAATCAGTTCGCGAGTGATCTAGAGAATTATAGAAATAGGACAAAACGAGGTCGTCCAAGTTTGTTCGATCCGGACGTAAACATTTCAACGTTACCAGAAAATGAGCAAGTTGAAGTGTTAGAAAATACGAGTGTGGCTGATTTGTTGCGTGCGTTGGCTGTTTTGGAGACGGCAAACGCACAAAGTACAGTTGAACCATTGGGTGATCCTAGACGTCGTGGTTCACTTCGACCTGATTATAACCTTCCTTCCATTCCAAATAGGGATTTGGAAGAACAAATTGGACCAAGACGTAGACGAGTTAGTGCAAGACTTGCGGCACCACAATTTACGCCTACATTAGCTACTGTGGTAGCAGGAGCTGAATTGCAAATAACAGCAGCTTCCCAAAGAGAGAATAGGATGTCTATGTTAACGCATCCACCTCCACCGTATAGCGAAACTGAGCATTACCAGCCAAGAGCTAGGAGATATTCTCCAGCCCCTAGTGAATCTAGGTCTGGTCCTATACCTAGAATGTACTCAAGAGGCCGTAAAGAAAGTAACGAAGAACCTTCTAGACGCGGCAGTCTAACGGATATTGTGATCGATActaataaagataaaacataG